CTTTCGCGTGTTGATCGGACAGTGAGGGTACGAGATCGGTCCTCGGGTCTCCATTGAGAATCGAGGATCGCTGAGCGCATGCGATTCGCAACAGATGCAAGACGTAATCCTAAATAATTGGCTCTGTTGAAATCCTCAGAGAGTTACAGGTTCGCTCGGTAGTTTGACCGGATGCAAGCCCTCCCAAAGTCGCGGTTACTTCGGTTTGTTGAGCAGGCATTTCACTTGGCTCGTCGAGCTGTCGCTCGCTACTCTTCGAAGTTTTCGAAACAACGGTCCACACTTCATCAGCACATCGTTCTCCTGTGTCTCAAAGTGCGGAAGGACACGACCTATCGGACTCTCCTCGACGAACTCATCGAGATGCCCCGCATTCGGAAAGCGATTAACCTCACCGAACTCCCTGCGCCGTCAACGCTGTGCAAAGTGTTCGACAGGCTTGATATGGCGATTTGGCGCGTCCTGCTCAACCTCTCAGTCACACTCCTCCCGACTAACGGTGTCGTCGGTATCGATGCCTCGGGATTTGACCGGAGTCACGCCTCGAAACACTACACGAAGCGAACGAAGCTGACGATTCAGCAGTTGAAAGTCACACTTCTCGTGGATACGAGAGCGAATGCCCTCCTCGACCTCCATGTGACGACGATACGAAAACACGACTCACAGATCGCACCGTCGCTCATCAAGCGGAATACCGGGAAAGTAGCGATTCTCCTCGGCGACAAGGGATACGACGACCAGAAGATTCGCGCGTTAGCCCGTGAAGATGGCATTCGTCCCCTGATCAAGCACAGAGAATTTTCGTCGCTCCACAAAGCGTGGAATGCTCGGCTAGACGCCGACCTCTACGGGCAACGTAGTCAGAACGAGACGGTGAACTCTCGCCTGAAACGGAAATATGGCGCATTCATCCGCTCACGACGCTGGTGGAAGCAGTTCCATGAAGTCGTTGTCGGTTGTCACACTCACAACATCGAAAAGGCACTCTGAACGTTCAATAGAGAGGTGGTACTTTTCGGGTTACGGGGTGCCAGTACTTTGTCGGCGAGCAATCGCCAACTGTACAAAATAGAAAAGAACAGCCCCCATCGCGGCAAGTGTTCCTCCACCGAGAATTGTAGCAAGTGCGTGGAGTGGTCTAACGAGAAGGCCAGGGCCGGATGGGATGAACAGCGAGTAGTAAATCGGGATGAGGAACGGCGTGAGGATGATCGGGGCAAGGAAGAAGGTGACACCCACGAATCCACCCCACAGAAGCGGAGACTGTACCTGATGGCCGATGGAATGTCTATACACCAAGACTCCTGCAAGCACTCCAATACCCAGCGCTATCGGCGGGACAAGGGCATCCGCGCCGGGGACGGGAGGATAGGGTGGAGACATACCCAATTTTCTATGTACCCGTATTGTAGGCTTTCTGGAGAACGGCCCCGTGGTAGACATACAGTCCTACCTAACGGCTGTTTCAGCGGAAAGGTATCGGACTAATAGGATTTCAACAGAGCCGTCCTGGGTAAATGGCCTCGACGGCGTCTTCTGCTTGGCCGGCATCGCCGATCTTAGGGGCCTGTCCGTTGGTGGCGGCCAGAGGACTCCCACTCGAATATCCACAAAGCCACGGCATCTCCTGGTGGACCCGCCAGGATCAACCTCTCCCGACCTTCCGGAGACACGGCCCTGCGCCCATGAGCACGATGTCTGCCCCATCGGCGGATGAATAGTGCCGCTACAAGTCGTCCAGCTCGGGTGGCCGGTCAGCGTGACCCGTCCACATCTGTTCGGCCTCACAAAGATTCGTGATGAGCGCGAGACTAGCGATGATGATGCCGCTGTAGCGGAGGTCCTTGGTAGAGCGCCATCGACCCCGAACGAATCAGTTGAGCCCCAAGCTCTGTCTCGAGCTCTTCCGAGGGACGGACAGAAAGCCGTACAGCGACACCCTGATCAATGTCATCGCAAACCCATACTTGATCGCCGTCAGTCGCTCATCGAACGTGAGAGGGTTCCAGATGCAACCACTCCAATCTCTCCAATAACGGTGAACGCACGCAGATTTCCTTTAGGATAGACACTGGCGCTACGATCCACACGGTAGTGTTCAGATTAGTTGATTCCATGCGAAGGCGAATGACCGAAGTCAGTCGTCAGCTGTCGCTGCTTCGGCGTTGCTGAAACAGTTTGAGAACGAAGATATGATTCATTTTACCTTACGAAAGACATGTTCGACGCTGTTACGATTTCCATGTTTTGCGAATCTGAAATTTGAGGCCTTGCCGTGAACAGGCATCTTTCAGCGAGGGCGATCGATCGATGAGAAACACGGCGTCGTCGACGTCGTGTTTCTCGCGGAGTTCCGCGAAGAACGCGTGATCGATGACCTTGTTTGTCGTTGACTCAAGCTTCGTGTAGAGTAATTCGTTTGTCTCTGTATCGACCGCAGCGTACAGCTAGTATTGCTCGTCGTTGAGTCGGATCACGGTCTCATCGACCGCGACGTAATCCGGATTGCGTCCATCTTTGGGCTGTCGGTTGGCTTAATGACTCCAACTATACACGGTGGACCGAGCGCATTCGACACCGAAAATCTCAAAAATAGATATAGTATCCAAAAGATATAATTCAGCGAAATGCAACTGAACACTGAGCTTCATCAGAAATCGGGGTGTCGCTTCGCGTTCAACAAATCTAAGTCGATCTGGTTGATATAACTGGTGCGACTAGCAATTTTCGACATGGACACTCAAAATCGCTACGCCTCACCTTTCAATCCTTATCTGAACACCACCCTGTTCCGGCGTCGTCGATACCGTTAGAACAGAGTACTGACATAGGAACGCTGCTGCATCAGTTCTCGAAAGTCGGTCTCGTTGCCGAGGCCCAAACCATTCACTCCCCCACACACCGAGTCCAAAAACTTCAGTCGTGAGCTATCGGTTCGACACACACGACGTCGGTCAGTGATTCGTTCGACTGCGGGTAGAACCGACCTTTTTGCTCCCCACTCTCGTCTCCCGAGTCGAGGTATGGACACGCAGTTCAGAATGGCGAGAGCGGGAATCGGCGTGGTGGCGGAGGTCCACGCGATGTCGGTCGGCGACATCGACGGCGCGAAGGTCGAACGGGTGAAGATGACGCTCGACGAGCGCGGTTTCGGCGTCTCCTCGCTCGGCTCCCCCATCGGGAAGATATCGTCACTGACCCGTTCGAACCGCACCTGGAGACGTTCGAGCGAACACTCGATCGCGCCGAGACGTTCGAGACCTCGCTGATGATACACCTGTACCCCGAATTCGTCGGCGAGGAGGGGGAGGCGACCGCGCCGACGAACGGCGGCGACTCTAGTCGTCCGACGAACCGTTCACACCAACGTACGGATGGGTGGGAGGGAGAACCGGGAGCTACTTGGGTGTCAACGTCGTGTGTTCCTGCAATGACCGGGACTGAATCCGCGGGCGCCTCGGATACCTCAAGCCACACGAAAGTGGGCCGCCTCATCAACGAGTACGGGCTGAACGGTATCGGCGAGGAGCTCGAACGCCGCTGGACTGGGGAGGACAGCGAGCGCGACAGTCTGCGGACGCTCGCGGACGTGTTCAACCGCCGCGTGCTCGAACGGGCGATGCTGGACACCGGGATGGACCCCCTGGACGGTGAGGTGTCGAACGTGTATCGGCTCCTCACCGACGAGGACGTCAGCCGCGGCGTCGAGACCGAGGTGACCGCCAGGCTCGAACAGGAGGGCCTCGACGTCGACTTGCTCCGCAAGGACTTCGTGACCTATCAAGCCATCCGGACGTTCCTGAAGGACGTCCGTGGTGCCTCCTATGAGTCCGACTCCCGAAGTAGCGTCGAACGGGCGCAGTCGAGCTTCGCACGCCTCGTCGGCCGGACCACCGCCGTCGTCGAGCAGAAGTTGGAACAGCTCCAGTCCGCCGGGAGGCTGACGCTGGGGAGTTTCCGCGTCCGAACCGCCGTCACGGTCTACTGCGAGGACTGTGAGACCCAGTATGACGTGACGACGCTCCTCGAATCAGGGGGGTGCGAGTGCCTGTCGG
The Halorarum halophilum genome window above contains:
- a CDS encoding IS5 family transposase, yielding MQALPKSRLLRFVEQAFHLARRAVARYSSKFSKQRSTLHQHIVLLCLKVRKDTTYRTLLDELIEMPRIRKAINLTELPAPSTLCKVFDRLDMAIWRVLLNLSVTLLPTNGVVGIDASGFDRSHASKHYTKRTKLTIQQLKVTLLVDTRANALLDLHVTTIRKHDSQIAPSLIKRNTGKVAILLGDKGYDDQKIRALAREDGIRPLIKHREFSSLHKAWNARLDADLYGQRSQNETVNSRLKRKYGAFIRSRRWWKQFHEVVVGCHTHNIEKAL
- the rdfA gene encoding rod-determining factor RdfA, which gives rise to MTGTESAGASDTSSHTKVGRLINEYGLNGIGEELERRWTGEDSERDSLRTLADVFNRRVLERAMLDTGMDPLDGEVSNVYRLLTDEDVSRGVETEVTARLEQEGLDVDLLRKDFVTYQAIRTFLKDVRGASYESDSRSSVERAQSSFARLVGRTTAVVEQKLEQLQSAGRLTLGSFRVRTAVTVYCEDCETQYDVTTLLESGGCECLSED